The nucleotide sequence AACTTCAGTTGCAATATGAAAATGTGAATGTGGATTAGCTGCCACGAAGACTCCTGAGATTGTATTATCAAGCAGGATATCTTGTAAAGAAGTTGTTCCTTTGATCCCCTTGTACTTTTGAGAAATCAGATAGGCTTTCTTCTCCGAGGTACAGCAAATGTATTTCAGTGGTAGCTGAAGATACTGTATAACGGGCAGCAGGTTGTTTGCACAATGATTGCCAAACCCCACAAGAGCATACTGCTGTGTGTAGGTATATTGCAGTTCTCTCATGCTGCGTATGCGCCTATATCTGTCTATAATGTTATCTAAATATCCCATTTTAGCTATGCTTTTATTTGCTTGAAATGTTTCTTATAGGTGGTTTGCCTATTGCTGGTCCATTGATACTTCCCATAAAACAACTCTATCAGCCGTTTGGGGATTATTCTTTCTAAATTTCTTAACAGGATAATGTCATATTTTCGATGATAGTTGATCCAGCATTGATTGCATTCTTTGGAGTACTGACATTGAATTTTGCACGTATTCCTTGAATTGAATATCTCATCAAGCGTATTCTTATGAATATTACCCAAGGTTACATCTAAATTCTGGCACAAGGGAACGTCTCCATTAGAATGGATGACCAATTCACTGAAAATACTATGACACCGCAGTCTCAGTCTGTTATTTTTCCACTCGTCATACAAAGCTACAAAGTCAAAGTTCTCATATGTTTGATGTATGGAAGAGGGTATCTGGCTGATGAAATCAGCATCATTGGATTCCATTAAATCTTTGGTTGTGTCAAAGAATGACATTGTGCTGTAAATGCCAATACGTACATCAATGTTATATTGTTTGGCACAATCTATGACATGCCTCATATCCTCAAACGAGTTCCATGGAGAAAGACAGAACATTAGGGAGATAGGCACGATGTCTTTACATGTTTCTATAACCTTAATCACCTTGTCATATCCATCTCTCCCACGCATATAGCGATAGGTTTCTCTATTGCCATCAAGTGATATATATAGATGTTTGGGATGATGATTCTTTACGGAAGAAATTATCTTGTTCACTGCAAGGCAGTTGGACAGCAATGTATAGTTTGGGTGGTTAGTATCAAACCATCCTAATATCTTGTCTGCTTCGGGATGGAGGACAAACTCACCTCCTTCCAAGCCGACCATCGTGCGTTTAGTTACACATTTGCTGTTCATTATTTTGATGATGTCATCTAAGCTGAGATTTTCTATAGGTTTCTTCCAAATGGAACAGTGCTTGCAACGAGACTGACAGCTTGTTGTGGAATATATCATCAGGGATGTGAGTTCCTTGTGCTGTCTGCGTACTACATTGTTGACAAATACAATTCCATTGTGGATGTAGTCATAAATACTGTACATTCTTTCTTTTGAGTTTTGTCTTTTATTGTTAAGAGTAGAAAACTACTAAAAGACTGCACTGTATTCATGACTTTTCATTTACTCATTATCTCCATTTACCAAGTAAGCCGCAATCCGAATGGTACTGTTATGATGAACGGATGCTCTGTGCGGTAGGTTTCAAGGCCGCTGCCATTCCCGAAGTAATAGAACATATTAGGTTCTAAATACAGACTGAAAGGCTTGAATAGCCTATACTGAACACCGATACCTAAGTTCACAGACCATTGATAACGTGGCTTGATGTCACCCTTTAACGTGTAGGACGAGTCAGACGTTATGATATACTTCTTATCAAGTGAACTGTGAACTGGCATCTCGAATGTCACTCCACCGGTCGTATAGGCATTGAATCGTCCCTTGCTCCATATACGATAGGTCAATCGCAATGGTATGCCCACATAATCAATCTTCTGGGTCTTCAACAAGGTCGCACCATGAAACTCACTCTCAAAATCAGACTTCATTCTTGTGTAAGTCAATCCCGTGCCAAAAGTCCAATGGGAACTTAGTTGCTTGTTGAGCGACAAACTAAAGGTTTTGGGGCGGTAGTGGTGCGCCTTCTCACCTAAGGAAGCGTTGCCTTCTGTTGCATTATTCAGTGCTATCCATGACATTTTTGCCCTCTCGACAGAATCCATCAGTGCATTGTTCCGAACTAAATAATTTACATAATCATCCCATGTATATAATTTGGCCGCAGCCCCACCATTAGCGTAATCTACTACTGATAGGTAGTTCAAATTGGACATGGCTCCATTTGCACCGGCATTAGATGAATAACCCAAATTGAATGTCCACGGATACTTCTTCTTATTGCAGACATTGAAGTTCTTTCTTTCATTCAATGCTATCATCTTATCTTGTGGTGTCTGTGGAATGCAGTATAAAGAATCGTTTGTTCCGATACCTATAGCCAAATGTTTTTGCAGGGAATCCACATTAAAGGGTAATGCTCGTTGTTCCGTTATAGCACTGTCTGTTGATACTTGCAAAGCAATATTTCCTTCAGGGACAATCGCACCGGCAGAACCTCTTCCTGCATTACCAGAGATACTTGGCGAGGTAGAATATCTTGACTTTTCTTTCTTCAGAGCTCCTAATCCTTTTTGCACATATTTTGATCGACTCTTATGAGTGTTTGTAGCAGTAGGTTCGTTATCGGAAGTCTCAACAGTTTTATCTCTCGTAGCGATATATATATAAACTGGTATAAGAATTGGAAGCAAGAAGAGCATCCAATAGTTAATCAACATTGCACGCAATGTTTTCTTTGCCCTGAACAACTGGGAAGAAGAACTGTGCGGATTGATGCCGAGCTGTTCTCCTATCTCCTTGTGGGAAAGACCTTCTAAGACTGAGAGCTTGAAAACTTCACGATTCCCTTCTGGTAAGGACTCTATTGCTGACAATAATAGTCCGAACTCTATCTTTTTCTGTTCCTCACATGCTGCTTCCTGAATTTCTATATTCAAGCAAGATAAGGGGGTATGGCTTCTTTTTTCTGTGTTTTGGATATATTTTAAGGATAGATTCCTTACGATTGTTATCATCCAACCTTCCAATTTTGATTCATCTTTCAAATCTTGGATAGACATGAAGATTATAATAAATGCATCATGCAAAATATCGTGAGCTGAATTATCATCTTTTACATAATGCCGACATACGCCTAAAAGTCTATTAGCGTATGTCGTATAGAGTTCTCCGAGGGCTTCCTTATCCCCATTTTTGCAAGCGTCAATCTGTATCATATTATTTTAAGCAAAGGAACATCTCCTTTATTTAATATTTAAAAAGAGTCTATTTGCTCTAAAAGACTGCACTTATTTTTATAGATTTTCTTTATTTTAACTTTTGATAACTTTAAAAGGAACATACAGACATATTATGCTACTTCGAAAATCACCTTACAAAGGTACGAATATAATAACAAATATGCTTTTATTGAAAGATTATAAAAAGCAATAGTCCGTTTAATTTTGTGATTTGCGAATCTTTCGTCCCTAAGCCAACAGGAATTGTGACAGAAAGAAAACATGGCAGGTCTCTGAAAAAGAGATGATTTGGTAACCAAATGTAACATAATAAAATCGGCTATCTCATTGATATTCAGCAAGCTTATAGATGTAAAAAAACAATAAAGTTTATGCTGATAACCAACTTGATTAGCCGATATATGAGGCTCTGCAAAGCAGCTTTATCTTCATTACTTTAACAAAGTAAACTACTGTGTCGTAATAATTTGTAAACAAGAAAGTAAAGATTTTAGAAGTAATAGAAGCTTGACGGAGTGAAACTTATTATGGCAAGAGTTTGTCCAGAGTGTTCCGTACTTTGGTGTTTATGGTTAGCACGTCTTGTGCTCAGTATTAGCACGAGGCGTGCTAACCGTAAACACAATGTGTGATAATAGTTGTAAGTCACATAAAAAAGGACTTGTAAAAGCAAGATAATAGGCAGAAAACGGATACTATTCAGCCTTGCTGTGTAAGACCGAGTGTGAAGTAGTATATATACAATCTGAAAGTTGCTGTCACTCCTATCACAACAAATTATGCTGTAAGTAATTAGTTATGAGTGCTTTGCTAAAAGTGTTAAAACTGACAGCAACTGAAAACAAAAATAAAACAGGGGAAATAAGGAAACGAAAACGTTCACGATAAATATAAAGAATAGTATGCGTTTTCTGTCGTCTTATCCTCGCTGCTAATAAGCCTTATACCAATCCGTCTAATTGTTTCTTAAGATCTTTCAGCTGATCACGCACAGAGAAGAGGGTTTCCATAACCTTTTGGCTCTTGTCAGCACCACTACGATTCTCCTGCAACATCTTGCGGGCAGCAGCAATCTTAAAGCCACGCACCTTGACAAGATTGTAAATAACCTTTATCTGTTCAATGTCTTTCTCCGTATATTGACGTACACGATTGCCCGTCGTCTTAGGACGAAGGTGTGGGAACTCGGTTTCCCAATATCTCAACAGACTCTCCGTAACGTTAATCTGCTGTGCCACTTCCTTGATAGAATAATACAGTTTGCGCGGATTCTCTGCCATGTCTTAGTAACTTTTATATCAATTATTTACACAAAGTTGGTGCTGATTGCGAAGACTATGTCCACCTCTAAAAGAAGTTTTTACGTATTCAGCAGTCTAATTGTTTGCAAAAATACTCAAAAGTCAGTATCTTTGCAACACTTTTAGGTAGAAAAATTGAATTTTAAAAAAAATAAAGATGATGACAGCAAACGAAATCCGCGACTCTTACTTGAAATTCTTTAAGTCGAAGGGACACGTTATCGTACCGTCTGCCCCTATGGTTATCAAGGACGACCCTACGCTGATGTTCACTAATGCTGGTATGAACCAGTGGAAAGATATTATTCTCGGAACAAAGGATCCAGAACCTCGTCGCCGTGCTGACTCGCAGAAATGTTTGCGCGTTAGTGGTAAGCATAATGACTTGGAAGAGGTAGGTCGTGATGCAGCTCTCAGCCACCACACGATGTTTGAGATGTTAGGTAACTGGAGTTTCGGTGACTATTTTAAAGAAGGAGCAATTGATTACGCCTACGAATACCTTGTAGACGTACTCCACCTTGATCCAAAAGACCTCTACGTAACTGTCTTTGAGGGTGATAAGGCAGAGGGAATATCACGTGATGATGAGGCAGCAAGCTACTGGGAGAAGCATTTCCCAAAGAATCATATCGTCAACGGAAACAAGCACGACAACTTCTGGGAGATGGGTGACACTGGTCCTTGTGGTCCTTGTTCAGAGATTCATATTGACTTCCGTTCAGAGGAAGAGAAGGCAAAGGTACCTGGTGAGGAACTTGTAAACAAGGATCACCCACAGGTTATTGAGATTTGGAACATCGTGTTCATGCAGTTCAATCGTAAGGCAGACGGTAGCCTTGATCCATTAAAGATGCATGTTATCGATACTGGCATGGGCTTTGAACGTCTCGTTCGTCTCATGCAGGGCAAGAATTCTAACTACGATACAGATATCTTTGCACCAGTTATTGCAGAGATTGAGAAGATTTCAGGCAAGAAGTATAACCACACCTTCCCTGAGGGTGATAATGGTGAAGGCATCAATGAAGAGCAGAAGGTAGACATCGCTATGCGTGTTGTAGCCGATCACCTTCGTGCTGTTGCCTTCTCTATTGCTGACGGTCAGTTACCAAGCAATGCTAAAGCAGGTTACGTTATTCGTCGAATCCTTCGCCGTGCCGTTCGTTACGCTTATACTTTCCTTGGTCAGAAGGAAGCTTTCATGTATAAGTTGCTCAACGTGTTGGTACGTGAGATGGGTACTGCATACCCAGAACTCACCGCACAACGTGAACTCATTGGGCGTGTAATGAAAGAAGAAGAGGATTCTTTCCTCCGTACATTAGAAAAGGGTATTATGCTCCTCAATGGCGCGATGGATGAGTTGAAGGCACATGGCGAGACACAACTCGATGGTAAGGAGGCTTTCCGCCTCTTCGACACCTATGGTTTCCCACTCGACCTCACCGAACTTATCTGCGCAGAGAACGGCTATACCGTAGATGAAAAGCAGTTCAATGAGGAGATGGCACAGCAGAAAGCACGTGCTCGCAATGCAGCAGCTGTTGAGAATGGTGACTGGGAAATACTACGTGAAGGTGAGCAAGAGTTTGTTGGTTATGACTATACAGAATACGAATGCCACATTCTTCGCTATCGTAAGGTGACACAGAAGAAGAACAGCTTCTATGAGCTTGTACTCGATCATACTCCTTTCTATGGTGAGATGGGTGGTCAGGTAGGTGACCAAGGTGTACTCGTTAGCGAGGACGAAACTATCAACGTCATCAATACCAAGCGTGAGAATAACCAGAGTGTACATATCGTTAAGGAATTGCCAAAGAACCTTGAAGCTGACTTCATGGCTTGTGTAGACACTGACAAGCGTGATGCTTCAGCTGCCAACCATACTGCAACCCACCTCCTCGACTATGCTTTGAAGCAGGTTCTCGGTGAGCATGCAGAGCAGAAGGGTTCATACGTAAGTCCTGACACCCTTCGTTTCGACGTTTCTCACTTCCAGAAGATTACCGATGAGGAACTTCGTCAAGTAGAGAAGCTTGTCAATGAGATGATTCGCAAGGATTATCCAATGGATGAGCATCGTGAAACTCCAATGGAGGAAGCAAAGAAGATGGGTGCAGTAGCCCTCTTCGGCGAGAAGTATGGTGACAAAGTTCGTGTTGTTCGCTTCGGTCCAAGTTGTGAGTTCTGTGGTGGTATCCATGCCACATCAACAGGTCGCATCGGTTTCTTTAAGATTGTTGGCGAGAGTAGCGTGGCTGCTGGTGTACGCCGTATCGAGGCTATGACCGGCGAAACTTGCGAAAACGCTATCTATGTTCTTGAAGATACTTTGCGTGACTTGAAAGCAATGTTCAACAATGCTAAGGACCTCAAGGCTGTTATCACGAAGTTTGTTGAAGAGAATGACAGTATTAAGAAGGAACTTGAAAGCTTCCGTGCTCAGGCTGTTAGCCGTGCTGCAAAGAACATGGTTGAGCATGCTGAGACCGTAAATGGCGTGCATGTCGTAAAAACTGTACTGCCTATCGACCCAGCTTCTGCCAAGGATATCGTCTTCAAGGTACGTGAAGCATTACCAGAGAAACTCGTTTGTGTACTCGGCTCTGTATACGAGAATCGTCCTCTCTTATCAATCATGCTTAGTGATGACATGGTGAAAGATTATGATCTGAACGCTGGTAAGATTATTCGCGAGGCTGCTAAACTCATCCAGGGTGGCGGTGGCGGTCAGCCACACTACGCTCAGGCAGGTGGTAAGAATGCTGAAGGCATAAGCTCTGCAGTGGATAAAGTAATTGAATTAATTAGCTTATAAAGTTATTAAATACCAAATAGGAGGAGGGCTTCTGGCTCTCCTCCTATTTTATTTTTCTGTTAATCGCAAATTATTTTCATGAAGAAAAAGAATTATTTACGTGAACAGAAATATTTCTGTTCACGTAAATAATTTGAATAGATAGACTTATTTGACTAAAACCAACGCACAAATTAACTAACAAACATGGTTTCAAGCTGTCTATTTATTCGTAAGTTTGTTCACTCATAAACTCGTTTTTTGGTTCACTTGACAACTCATAAACCTGCCTACTCAACAGCTTTTCAACCATAATTCTTGCTGCATTATCAGGAGCCACCTTGTCACCCAAACGCTCACGAACAAGCTGGTAATCAGCTAACATACGTTCACGAGATGTCTGACCGGGAAGAATACGATATAACTCGTTGGCAATGTTACGAATTGAAAAGCGATCAGCAAGAAGTTCCTGCACAATTTCCTTATCAGCAATAAGGTTGACAAGAGAGATAAAACGCACCTTAATAATATACTTAAAAGCAAAACGAATCAACTTTGGAACTGGCGTTTCGTAGCAGACAACCTGCGGAACATTCAGCAAGGCTGTTTCAAGCGTTGCAGTACCACTCGTTACGAGTGCAGCAGTGGCATGGGAAAGAAGTTCGTAAGTCTGAGTCTTCACCAACTTTGCCTCGCTCGTACCTAAGAACTTCTTATAATAACTTTCAGTGATAGAAGGTGCGGCAGCAACCACCATCTGATAATCTTCAAAGTGACGTGCAGCCTCAAGCATAGAAGGAAGATTATCCTTAATCTCCTGCTTACGACTACCCGCAAGAATTGCAATAATAGGTTTAGAAGACAAGCCGTTACGCTGACAGAACTCGTCTTTTGATTCCGAATAGACATGACGGAAATTATCAACCTCCTCGGCTGTTGGATTACCTACGTAATGTATTTTGTAATTATGTTTCTTCTCATAGAAAGGAACTTCAAACGGCAGAATAGAGAACATTTCTCTCACATCACGTTTAATAGCTTTGATACGCCATTCCTTCCATGCCCATATCTTTGGAGAGATATAGTAATAGACAGGAATATTGGTATTCTTCTTTACAAACTTTGCAATACTAAGATTAAAACCTGGATAGTCAACAAGAATAACAGCATCAGGCTTCCAACGCATAATATCCTCCTTACACATCTTCATATTCTTGAAAATGGTAGGCAGATGCAGCAATACTGGAACGAAACCCATATAGGCAAGCTCACGATAATGCTTCACACGTGTACCGCCCACTTTCGCCATCAGGTCACCACCAAAGAAACGAAATTCAGCTTCAGGATCATACTGCATCAACGACTGCATAAGGCGTGAGGCGTGCAGGTCGCCAGATGCTTCACCAACTATCAGGTAATACTTCATAATATCAAAGAATTAAAGAGATTCCCACGTTTTCATCTTATCAAGCACTTCATAATCAGTCACGTCAATCTTAGATGGCGTAACAGTTACATATCCATGCGCTAATGCCCACTGATCGTTATCGGTAGCATCGGGCTCATCATTGCGATAATGCCCTGTCATCCAATAATAATCAAAGCCACGAGGATGCTTGCAAGGTTCAACTTCTCTCACCCAACTACCCCACCCCATACGGCACACCTTCAGTCCAGCGAACTTCTCTACCTTTGGGAAGTTCACGTTCAGGCAGATACCCTTTGGTAATCCTTCAGCAAGAACTTTCTTGACAATAAGTCTTACGTAATCACGCAAGTAAGAAAGATCCGCATTAGGGTTGTAATCACAACTTGAAAAGGCGATAGAAGGGATATATTTCATACAACCCTCATACGCAATACCCATCGTTCCACTGTAATGATTATTCACAGAAGAATTATCTCCATGATTGATACCTCCCAAGATAAGATCAGGCTTTCGATCGACAAGAATCTGGTCTAACGCTAACTTCACACAATCGACTGGCGTACCTGTACATGACCACACCTCACAGTCAGGGATGTTATGACGTTTCTTTAACAGCAGATAATCAACCACTGAGAACGCACGTGAGAAACCCGAACGTGCAGCCTCTGGAGCACAAACAATGATTTCCGCAAAGTCTGAGAGGAATGAAACGAGCATACGAATACCTTTAGAATGGTATCCGTCGTCGTTAGATATAAGTATAAGTGGTTTCTTAGAATTCATAAATTTCACTTTGATTTCAGTGCAAAAGTACGAAAAAAGGTTTATAAAGCCCTCCTATCTCATATAAAATATGTATCTTTGTAGCCTAATAAATGTATAGGATTAAATAGAAAAATGGGAAAGATTATCGCACTTGCCAACCAAAAAGGCGGCGTCGGAAAGACGACTACCACCATCAACTTGGCAGCTTCTTTAGCAACGCTTGAGAAGTCTGTATTGGTGATTGATGCCGATCCGCAGGCGAATGCCTCCAGCGGTTTGGGCGTGGACATCAAGGAGGTGGACTGTTCGCTTTACGAATGTATCATTGACCATGCCGACATAAAAGATGCTATCTACACAACTGACATAGAAGGATTGGACATTGTTCCAAGCCATATTGACCTTGTTGGAGCTGAAATAGAGATGTTAAAGCTTAATGGTCGTGAGAAGGTTATGAGCAGTCTACTTGCTCCTATCCGTGACGAATACGATTTCATACTGATTGACTGTAGTCCATCACTTGGCTTGATTACTGTCAACGCCTTAACAGCAGCAGACTCTGTCATCATTCCTGTTCAGTGTGAATACTTCGCATTGGAGGGTATCAGCAAGCTATTGAATACCATCAAGATTATCAAGAGTAAGCTGAATCCGAAGTTAGAGATAGAGGGCTTCCTGCTGACGATGTATGATAGTCGTCTGCGTCTTGCTCGCCAGATTTACGATGAGGTGAAGCGCCACTTCCAAGAGTTAGTTTTCAAGGCTGTTATTCAGCGTAACGTAAAACTCTCTGAGAGTCCGAGTCATGGTTTACCAGTTATTCTCTACGATGCTGACTCAACGGGTGCGAAGAATCACCTTAGCCTTGCAAAGGAAATCATTGAAAAGAATAAGAAATAAAGAGGATAAAGAAACGGAGCATAAAGGTGTGTTTTGAAACTTACAGATGTGCTGTTTTCTGAGTGCAAAATTATTGTTTCTAATCGCAGATGTATCACCTTCCAAAAGATTGGAAACAAGGAATCGGAAACGAAGAGCAACACTGAATTTAACATACCAACCACTAACTCAC is from Prevotella melaninogenica and encodes:
- a CDS encoding radical SAM/SPASM domain-containing protein; the protein is MYSIYDYIHNGIVFVNNVVRRQHKELTSLMIYSTTSCQSRCKHCSIWKKPIENLSLDDIIKIMNSKCVTKRTMVGLEGGEFVLHPEADKILGWFDTNHPNYTLLSNCLAVNKIISSVKNHHPKHLYISLDGNRETYRYMRGRDGYDKVIKVIETCKDIVPISLMFCLSPWNSFEDMRHVIDCAKQYNIDVRIGIYSTMSFFDTTKDLMESNDADFISQIPSSIHQTYENFDFVALYDEWKNNRLRLRCHSIFSELVIHSNGDVPLCQNLDVTLGNIHKNTLDEIFNSRNTCKIQCQYSKECNQCWINYHRKYDIILLRNLERIIPKRLIELFYGKYQWTSNRQTTYKKHFKQIKA
- a CDS encoding sigma-70 family RNA polymerase sigma factor, with product MIQIDACKNGDKEALGELYTTYANRLLGVCRHYVKDDNSAHDILHDAFIIIFMSIQDLKDESKLEGWMITIVRNLSLKYIQNTEKRSHTPLSCLNIEIQEAACEEQKKIEFGLLLSAIESLPEGNREVFKLSVLEGLSHKEIGEQLGINPHSSSSQLFRAKKTLRAMLINYWMLFLLPILIPVYIYIATRDKTVETSDNEPTATNTHKSRSKYVQKGLGALKKEKSRYSTSPSISGNAGRGSAGAIVPEGNIALQVSTDSAITEQRALPFNVDSLQKHLAIGIGTNDSLYCIPQTPQDKMIALNERKNFNVCNKKKYPWTFNLGYSSNAGANGAMSNLNYLSVVDYANGGAAAKLYTWDDYVNYLVRNNALMDSVERAKMSWIALNNATEGNASLGEKAHHYRPKTFSLSLNKQLSSHWTFGTGLTYTRMKSDFESEFHGATLLKTQKIDYVGIPLRLTYRIWSKGRFNAYTTGGVTFEMPVHSSLDKKYIITSDSSYTLKGDIKPRYQWSVNLGIGVQYRLFKPFSLYLEPNMFYYFGNGSGLETYRTEHPFIITVPFGLRLTW
- a CDS encoding MerR family transcriptional regulator codes for the protein MAENPRKLYYSIKEVAQQINVTESLLRYWETEFPHLRPKTTGNRVRQYTEKDIEQIKVIYNLVKVRGFKIAAARKMLQENRSGADKSQKVMETLFSVRDQLKDLKKQLDGLV
- the alaS gene encoding alanine--tRNA ligase; translation: MMTANEIRDSYLKFFKSKGHVIVPSAPMVIKDDPTLMFTNAGMNQWKDIILGTKDPEPRRRADSQKCLRVSGKHNDLEEVGRDAALSHHTMFEMLGNWSFGDYFKEGAIDYAYEYLVDVLHLDPKDLYVTVFEGDKAEGISRDDEAASYWEKHFPKNHIVNGNKHDNFWEMGDTGPCGPCSEIHIDFRSEEEKAKVPGEELVNKDHPQVIEIWNIVFMQFNRKADGSLDPLKMHVIDTGMGFERLVRLMQGKNSNYDTDIFAPVIAEIEKISGKKYNHTFPEGDNGEGINEEQKVDIAMRVVADHLRAVAFSIADGQLPSNAKAGYVIRRILRRAVRYAYTFLGQKEAFMYKLLNVLVREMGTAYPELTAQRELIGRVMKEEEDSFLRTLEKGIMLLNGAMDELKAHGETQLDGKEAFRLFDTYGFPLDLTELICAENGYTVDEKQFNEEMAQQKARARNAAAVENGDWEILREGEQEFVGYDYTEYECHILRYRKVTQKKNSFYELVLDHTPFYGEMGGQVGDQGVLVSEDETINVINTKRENNQSVHIVKELPKNLEADFMACVDTDKRDASAANHTATHLLDYALKQVLGEHAEQKGSYVSPDTLRFDVSHFQKITDEELRQVEKLVNEMIRKDYPMDEHRETPMEEAKKMGAVALFGEKYGDKVRVVRFGPSCEFCGGIHATSTGRIGFFKIVGESSVAAGVRRIEAMTGETCENAIYVLEDTLRDLKAMFNNAKDLKAVITKFVEENDSIKKELESFRAQAVSRAAKNMVEHAETVNGVHVVKTVLPIDPASAKDIVFKVREALPEKLVCVLGSVYENRPLLSIMLSDDMVKDYDLNAGKIIREAAKLIQGGGGGQPHYAQAGGKNAEGISSAVDKVIELISL
- the lpxB gene encoding lipid-A-disaccharide synthase, giving the protein MKYYLIVGEASGDLHASRLMQSLMQYDPEAEFRFFGGDLMAKVGGTRVKHYRELAYMGFVPVLLHLPTIFKNMKMCKEDIMRWKPDAVILVDYPGFNLSIAKFVKKNTNIPVYYYISPKIWAWKEWRIKAIKRDVREMFSILPFEVPFYEKKHNYKIHYVGNPTAEEVDNFRHVYSESKDEFCQRNGLSSKPIIAILAGSRKQEIKDNLPSMLEAARHFEDYQMVVAAAPSITESYYKKFLGTSEAKLVKTQTYELLSHATAALVTSGTATLETALLNVPQVVCYETPVPKLIRFAFKYIIKVRFISLVNLIADKEIVQELLADRFSIRNIANELYRILPGQTSRERMLADYQLVRERLGDKVAPDNAARIMVEKLLSRQVYELSSEPKNEFMSEQTYE
- the surE gene encoding 5'/3'-nucleotidase SurE, translated to MNSKKPLILISNDDGYHSKGIRMLVSFLSDFAEIIVCAPEAARSGFSRAFSVVDYLLLKKRHNIPDCEVWSCTGTPVDCVKLALDQILVDRKPDLILGGINHGDNSSVNNHYSGTMGIAYEGCMKYIPSIAFSSCDYNPNADLSYLRDYVRLIVKKVLAEGLPKGICLNVNFPKVEKFAGLKVCRMGWGSWVREVEPCKHPRGFDYYWMTGHYRNDEPDATDNDQWALAHGYVTVTPSKIDVTDYEVLDKMKTWESL
- a CDS encoding ParA family protein, which encodes MGKIIALANQKGGVGKTTTTINLAASLATLEKSVLVIDADPQANASSGLGVDIKEVDCSLYECIIDHADIKDAIYTTDIEGLDIVPSHIDLVGAEIEMLKLNGREKVMSSLLAPIRDEYDFILIDCSPSLGLITVNALTAADSVIIPVQCEYFALEGISKLLNTIKIIKSKLNPKLEIEGFLLTMYDSRLRLARQIYDEVKRHFQELVFKAVIQRNVKLSESPSHGLPVILYDADSTGAKNHLSLAKEIIEKNKK